One Saccharomyces kudriavzevii IFO 1802 strain IFO1802 genome assembly, chromosome: 7 DNA segment encodes these proteins:
- the PCP1 gene encoding rhomboid protease PCP1 (similar to Saccharomyces cerevisiae PCP1 (YGR101W); ancestral locus Anc_3.445), with protein sequence MLGASSFMLGLRPTMKMFLRSNISLAPSRTFVSYIGRPQGVIKLINAPNLINKSIALQQTIPKRFFSQASILKSRWKPIFNEETTNRYTRLNRFQQYQQQRSSGNSLGSMTFLGLSLMAGVYFVSPYLFEHVPPFTYFKTHPKNLVYALLGINVAVFGLWQLPKCWKFLQKYMLLQKDHITSKFSIIGSAFSHQEFWHLGMNMLALWSFGVSLSTMLGASNFFSLYINSAIAGSMFSLWYPKLARLAIVGPSLGASGALFGVLGCFSYLFPHAKILLFVFPVPGGAWVAFLASVAWNAAGCALRWGSFDYAAHLGGSLMGVFYGWYISKAVEKQRQRRLQSAGKWF encoded by the coding sequence ATGCTAGGTGCAAGTTCTTTTATGCTGGGTCTTCGACCCACTATGAAAATGTTTCTCCGTAGCAACATTTCTCTGGCACCATCAAGGACTTTCGTTTCATATATTGGGAGGCCACAGGGCGTAATTAAATTGATAAATGCTCCAAATCTGATAAACAAAAGTATAGCTCTCCAGCAAACTATACCGAAAAGATTCTTTTCGCAAGCATCGATTTTAAAATCAAGGTGGAAACCgattttcaatgaagaGACAACCAATCGATATACGCGTTTGAACAGGTTTCAACAGTATCAGCAACAGAGAAGTAGCGGCAATTCACTAGGTTCCATGACCTTTTTAGGTCTTTCATTGATGGCGGGAGTCTATTTTGTTTCTCCTTATTTGTTCGAACACGTTCCGCCGTTTACGTACTTTAAAACACATCCAAAAAATCTGGTATACGCATTATTAGGAATTAATGTTGCTGTTTTTGGGTTATGGCAACTACCAAAATGCTGGAAATTCTTGCAGAAGTATATGTTACTGCAAAAGGATCATATAACTAGCAAATTTTCCATAATCGGAAGTGCGTTTTCACATCAGGAGTTTTGGCATTTGGGTATGAATATGCTAGCATTGTGGTCCTTTGGGGTTTCTCTCTCAACGATGTTGGGCGcgtccaattttttttccttgtatATTAATAGTGCTATTGCAGGGTCCATGTTTTCGTTATGGTACCCAAAACTTGCGCGCTTGGCTATTGTTGGTCCTAGCCTGGGCGCTAGTGGTGCCCTTTTTGGGGTTTTGGGATGCTTTTCGTATTTGTTTCCTCATGCCAAAATATTGCTATTTGTCTTTCCTGTTCCAGGCGGTGCCTGGGTAGCATTCTTGGCTTCAGTGGCATGGAATGCGGCTGGTTGTGCCTTGAGGTGGGGATCGTTTGATTATGCTGCGCATCTAGGTGGCTCCCTGATGGGAGTCTTCTATGGATGGTATATTAGTAAAGCTGTAGAGAAGCAACGGCAGCGTCGTCTACAGAGCGCTGGTAAATGGTTCTAA
- the GTF1 gene encoding glutamyl-tRNA(Gln) amidotransferase subunit F (similar to Saccharomyces cerevisiae GTF1 (YGR102C); ancestral locus Anc_3.446): MYSRWRLCRIHIAGGFNHFGSHRLASTEGARIGKKFENMNQIKDFLSEPVWSVHEYLATNVGEEKLKLPPVEVLKKLLRLSGLPLEGADIEGIQMRLAKQLSFISRLHNIPVNGEEEMKEYDARLMKRKTTRLSYEKLLEGIDHQTQDVELGEVSGSWKATGLAAESKNEYFLVKEGLLKNRK, from the coding sequence ATGTACAGTAGATGGCGTCTATGCCGAATACACATAGCGGGTGGGTTCAATCATTTTGGCAGTCATCGCTTAGCATCAACGGAAGGGGCAAGGATCGGtaaaaaatttgagaatatgAATCAAATAAAGGATTTTCTATCGGAACCTGTGTGGTCTGTTCATGAATATTTAGCAACGAATGTGGGAGAAGAAAAGCTCAAGTTACCACCTGTAGAGGTTCTGAAGAAGTTGCTTCGATTATCAGGACTTCCCCTAGAAGGAGCGGATATTGAAGGGATTCAAATGCGGCTAGCAAAACAGTTATCATTCATCAGCAGGCTACATAACATTCCTGTCAATGGTGAAGAGGAAATGAAGGAATATGATGCTCgattgatgaaaagaaaaacgacGCGATTGAGCTATGAAAAGCTATTAGAAGGCATAGACCATCAAACGCAGGATGTGGAGCTGGGTGAGGTCAGTGGATCTTGGAAAGCAACGGGGCTTGCTGCAGAATCCAAAAATGagtattttcttgttaaaGAGGGACTACTAAAAAATAGGAAGTAA